GATATGGAAGGCTGAGCTTTGGTCTCCACTGCTCATCTCCTCTGTCCAGCATCCAGCCTCTTCCTCCAAGAGGTACCTACGTAAAATGAAACCTTCCATTTCCAGACATCTTATTAGCTTTGGCACTACCTGTGTTGGGAGTGTAAAGAAGCCTGAGCCCAGCTGCCACGTAGAGAAGTGTTGTAAGGGTGCAGTTTGCCTCCATTCTCTCCtttcatacaatcatagaataccctgagttggaagggtcccaTAAAGGACCATCGAGTTCAACTGCTGGCTCCACATAGGACCACCCGAAAATTAGatcctatgtctgagagcattgtgCAGACACTTCTTGTACTACCTTAAGACTGGTTCCATGAGCATTGCTCAGAAGAGCTTGTTCCAGGGCCCAGTCAACTTCTGGGTGACCTTTTCTTGATATCCAGCCAGACTGTCCCTTCTTCATCTCCCATGAAGAAGGGATGTTCCCAAGGATGAGGTGAGGTTGCCTTCTAGACCTTGATGCCTTGGACAGCTGTCCTTTACACACCATGGAGGGCAGATTGGAGCAGCACTGGCAGAGGGATTAGAGCCCTCCTGGAGCTGTGAGTGTGGTATAGAGTGGTGGGAGGGGAGCAGAAAAGCTGGCGCTGGATTCACGGTGGCTCAGTTGCTTTAAGCTGCAGGATTAAGGAGGTGGAGGAATGCAATGTGAGGCTGTGACCTTCTCAGGCTGCCTGGAGTGAACCTAGGTCAGCACTGTAATGGGCTGAAGACCGCTACACACCTTCTGACTGATGGGCAGAAGGTGCTCAAAAAACAGTCACTGGCTGGTGAACCCTTTCATCCTCTTCCACAGCTCTACCTGCATACTTCTCCTCTCTcaccttcagtttttcagatcAATCCAGGCCATTTTGTCTATGACAATGCTTACAGTTGATCAGAATAAGTTACATTTAAAGCTAAAGGCTTCAGGGGTACCAAGATGCTGTCTCATTCCCATCCCCAGGCAACTGTTTCATTGGGAGGAAAAAGGGGTGGGCATCTCataaatgggaaatattttgccATTTGTGTGCCCAGCAGCCGTATGACGAGACAGGTCCCCTTTGAGAGTGCTGCTCTCTGATCAGAAGCAGGATGACTTTGAGTCACAAGAATATTTGAGGGGAAAGTggtaaaataaaactaaagtgTTTCCAAGTGGGAATCTGTGAATGCCTTGAGCAATGAAATTGGTCTCTCTGAGCTGTCCTGCCTGCATGTTGCATGGTTTCTTTGGAGATCCTATCTTACCCAGAGCAGCTCATGATCGGGCAGGAGTACAGAGAAGGAACTCACATTTGTATGTCTTTTATCCAGAGTCCATGGCTCATCCATTTCTACAAGGTCTAGTGACgtagaagttgtttttttgcagTAAGAAGAGCTGGATATTTGTGCTTCAGCCTATGGCAGCCAACACCAATCACTGTCATTGATGCTCAGTAGAGCCATAATTTTTTCTTTGGGgttgaaaataaaagacaagtGAGGTTGTTGAGCTTAATTGGGACTTTGAGATTCTTTTCCTGACgttccttcccctctccttcccctgtTTTTTACCATTTTGGCCCCACAGGCTGCTGAATGAAAGTGATAAGCGTCCCTTTATCGAAGAGGCGGAGAGGCTGAGGATGCAGCATAAGAAGGACCACCCCGACTATAAGTACCAGCCACGGAGGCGGAAAAATGGCAAGGCCACGCAGGGTGAAGGAGAGGGCCAGGTGGAGGGggaggctggaggggctgctgctATCCAGGCTCACTACAAGAACACCCACCTGGACCACAGGCATCCTGGGGAAGGGTCACCCATGTCCGATGGGCACCCAGAGCACTCTTCAGGTGAGTCCCATGGCTCTGTGAACCAACTGGTAGGTGACAACCATCTGGGAAGCTCAGGAAAACAAGCCATGGCCTTAGGGATATGTCTCACATTGCTCATGACTCGACAAACACTGTTGGAGTCAGTGGGATAGAGACAGGCCTCTGTTTCTGAAGCACTTGCATTCCTCtggtcaggttggatataatTCCTTACTTATCATGGCTTACTGGCAGGAGCAGAGTTGatgtgtgctgctgcccaggcaTAAAGCAGTAACTCACTTCTTGactttctttcctcctcaaaatgtttttcacacCGCAGGTCAGAGCCATGGCCCTCCTACTCCTCCCACTACCCCTAAgactgagctgcaggcaggcaaaGCTGACTCCAAGCGAGAAGGGCGTTCCCTTGGGGAAGGGGGAAAGCCACACATTGACTTCGGCAATGTGGACATCGGGGAGATCAGCCATGAAGTGATGTCCAACATGGAGACCTTTGATGTCAACGAATTCGACCAATACCTGCCACCCAACGGACACGCCGGCCACCCAGGACATGTTGGGGGCTACGCAGCAGCCACTGGCTATGGCCTTGGGAGCGCCCTGGCTGCAGCCAGTGGACACTCAGCCTGGATCTCCAAGCAGCATGGAGTCTCCTTGTCCGCCACCACATCACCGGTGGTGGACTCCAAGGCCCAGGTGAAAACAGAAGGGTCTGCCCCTGGAGGTCATTACACTGATCAGCCCTCCACCTCCCAGATAGCTTACACATCCCTGAGTCTGCCCCACTATGGTTCGGCCTTCCCGTCCATCTCCAGGCCCCAGTTTGACTATCCTGATCACCAGCCCTCGGGACCCTACTATAGCCACTCCAGCCAAGCCTCTGGCCTCTACTCTGCCTTCTCCTATATGGGACCTTCCCAGCGTCCTCTTTACACCGCCATCTCTGACCCCGCACCCTCCGTGCCACAGTCCCATAGTCCCACACATTGGGAACAGCCTGTGTATACGACTCTCTCCAGACCATAGGGAATGGGGAACAGTGACCAAAGCAGCGACGGAAAGGCTCCGAAGAATCCGCACAGGCAGAAGAGCCTCCGAACTCCGAGGTCACTCAGTGCCACCATCCAGCCACCAGAACCCACTGAGTATCTGGAAGTGCCTTTCTTGACCCCGGCTATCGCTGGCTCACCCGCCTACAGAAAGGTTTCTCGTCCTTTCGCCCTGTACCGATTTCACGCAGGCCACACAACTGGCTTGCAACACCTTATTGGCCTTCTAGATGAGGAAGACTCAAGACATGGAGTGACGGGTCCGTGGTGGGCTTCGTTGTGCGCACCCTGGACTGTAAGCGGAGAGAGACTGTCCTTTCCTTACCCTCCCCAACCTCCTCCAGTGAATTAGCAAGTGTTTCCAAAAGGCCACCATGGCCAACTCTTTGTCAGCTGCTGCGGGTGAAGGGTGCTTGTTCAGCCTTGGTGAACATGTCAAGGGAGGAGGAGTTGGGAGGACGGCATGGCCGGCTTCCTTGCATCAGTGTTGTGCAGCAGTCCTGCCTAAGATTCACACATGCATGAATCTTGATCCCTGCTGGAAGACCAACTTATGCTTGCTTCCCTGCTTGATTTCCACAGCTGCACGCTATAGCTTTTCTCCCCGCCTCTTCCCTCTGTCCCATCTGTTTAATCCCACACTCCTTCCTGCATGGATTTTATAAGGCCTGACTGAACAATGTGGATTCAGGAACTGCATTGTCAGCCTCAGCCTTTCTCATATCATAGCCTGTATGTGTGTATGCGTGTTCGTGTAAGGAGCTGAGGAGAGGTGGGGAAGGATCTGTGGATCATTCAGGTGCTGTGGGTGAATCTTCTCTTCCTACAATTTAATTTCTATAGTTCACTTGTGTCTCAGATTTCTGGCATCTCAGTCTATCCCAATCTCTTCAGTATCCCAGCAATCTATCAGCAGACCAGGTCCTTGCTCCTTCAGCATTCAACTGTATCTGCTGAAAAAGTAAAGGCACCAAGAAAGCTACTATGCACTTGCCAGCACCCAGACGTGGCTCCAATATTCCAATACTCACTTTAAACCCTCTTTAAACTCAGGCCGATGGGCTGCACATCACTCTGCTCGTTGGTTCATCACATTACTGCAATCTGTCAGCACCTCCCTCCTACTTTCGCTCAGGATGGAAAGATACTCTCATGGATACAAGCAAGGTCGATACGCACTCAATATTGGATgactacaaagaaaagaacactgtTTATGTGCAGAAGAACTCATTCTCACCTCTGGGTTTCAAGCTGGAAACAAGCAGCTCTTGCAGCCAAATCAACCTCTTTTGTTCAGCCCATCTCCTGAGGACTACTTCATTCTCCTTTGTCACCTCCAGGACTGGGTGGTATGTCCTGCCAGGGAGCAAACTGGCCaagaagctgctgcaggaaaaagtGACTACTGACAATTGATCACAGAGATGTGTTATGGGACCTTCTAACAGTTAATTCAGTCTAGAAAGACAAACTACTTCGACCAAATGTGGACTGTGATTTGTGTCACTGTTTCCCTCTGTTGATATGATGTCGGATGCCCTTCCCACCTCCCTTAGCTATGGATGACTTCTCCTCGTGGTGTCTGAAGAGATCACATAGAATGTTTGTTCCCTGTATGCATGTAACCTATTTGAGCCCTCTCCCCTTATTTATGCAAGTAGCACCTTCCTTCCCCCGCTCCCTTTCCCCAGTCTCTATGCTGTCCTAGCACCATTAACTCTGCATTAAACATATGGAATAATAAACttaaaagtttcattttcatgtctctggaatttttttccccccagtaaaTCTGTCACACGTCACCACACCACCGCACAGATCCCATGCATGGCTCGTCACTGGGAGGTCACAACCACAGTTCCAACTGGCTTACTGTGCTCCTTCATGGAGATGACACTCACCTTCTGTTCATAAGCCAGCTCCAGTCATTTCTTCCACAGGCTGCTGTTCCTAAGCTAAAGCTCAGCCCATGCCATGAAGAAGAGCACTGCTTTGCATGTGCTTCATGCAGTAATTTCTTAGCCTCATTATTGTCTACAGAACAGGAGTGGGGAGTTTCTCCTCTGAGTCCCTCATCTCTAGGTTGCCATAAAGCAGACATAAAAACCTTCCCCACATCTagaaaatgatgtattttgGAAAGCAACCATTTCCTTTTGGAAGCAACCATTAGTTTCTATGTAGAAACTCAACTCCTCTTGTTTTCCAGGGGTAagaatataaatacacacacacagagtacAGTTGAGAACAGAGGAACGTAACTTAGTAgttgaaagtaaaaaaaacatGTTGGTCATCAGATCCTGGGAGTTCTCAAGAGTTGAGGAAAGCATACATGCAGGGTACATTGGCCTGCTTGAGAACATCTCTCAAGGCCCATAGGAACAAGATAGGATTACActgaacaaaaaacaagttCCAAGgcttcaaagcaaaagcatgATCTGTTCTGTGAGGTTGTGTCCACTGAGCACTTAATAGGTGAGTAGAATGAGTAGGAGATCTAGGAAACGCAGAGCACTCAGAACACTTTGGATGAGGTCCTTATAGGGCCAATGGCTAAATGACACCCTAAAAACAGCGATGCCGATCTAAACATTCCCTTGTAAAATAGGACTGTGATCACTCAACAGAGAGGAGAAATCTCTACCATAAATTGTGGACTGTGGAAAAGGTCCAAATGGCAACCACTGCACTGCTAAGCAGGTTGGTCTTCTCCATGGGTAATCTCCATG
The Coturnix japonica isolate 7356 chromosome 1, Coturnix japonica 2.1, whole genome shotgun sequence DNA segment above includes these coding regions:
- the SOX10 gene encoding transcription factor SOX-10, coding for MLSWGRGLQHPLPTSPDCVLALSNTWLHLPPFPPPVLSSKASKRHPAGALVKTKPPSRNGTCLSTSPAARPTAGGRTGGHWDRSCSLHRVCCPHQPATEKKKVTMADEQDLSEVEMSPVGSEDHHCLSPGPSMASDSSPHLAGSGNGEMGKVKKEQQDSEADDDKFPVCIREAVSQVLSGYDWTLVPMPVRVNGSNKSKPHVKRPMNAFMVWAQAARRKLADQYPHLHNAELSKTLGKLWRLLNESDKRPFIEEAERLRMQHKKDHPDYKYQPRRRKNGKATQGEGEGQVEGEAGGAAAIQAHYKNTHLDHRHPGEGSPMSDGHPEHSSGQSHGPPTPPTTPKTELQAGKADSKREGRSLGEGGKPHIDFGNVDIGEISHEVMSNMETFDVNEFDQYLPPNGHAGHPGHVGGYAAATGYGLGSALAAASGHSAWISKQHGVSLSATTSPVVDSKAQVKTEGSAPGGHYTDQPSTSQIAYTSLSLPHYGSAFPSISRPQFDYPDHQPSGPYYSHSSQASGLYSAFSYMGPSQRPLYTAISDPAPSVPQSHSPTHWEQPVYTTLSRP